The genomic segment TGTGGCAGTGGCGGTCTACGCCGTAACTGAAGTGCTGGCACGTCATGCAGATGCAGGCACCCTTCCACCCCTCCAGCTCGCGATCGTCAACAAAGTCCCACTCCTCCACGGCTATCTGACAAGTACACCAGTACTAGTACAGGCATGGCCGACAGCGCAACAGCGCCATTGGACAATGGAGAGGGGGCCGTACTTGGGAACCCTTCGCCAGCTAGCCGATCGGACTCATGGTTCTCCTGACAACACTGGCGAGCCTTGCGCTTGTCCCTTTCAGCTTCGTCCATCACAACGACTCTGATCCTTACGGGTGGCACATGAGCTGCGAGCGTTTCCAGCAGCGCGCTGTCGAAATCGCCGCTGACAAAAACGTCAGCTACGCCTGGCGGATGAAGCTGATCGGATACCTGATGACGAAGCTTGAGGATCCCTCTTCCTGCGAGCTGGATCTGGCCGTCCTTCAACAGTTGCGAATCCCCGACCAGAGAAAAGCCCCAGCTCACCAGGCCAGGGCATCGTCGTTCTCATGACAACGGTCTAACCAGGCTGATGAGTATTTATACGTACGGCTTCCCCTACCTGCTAAATCCTGTCAATGGCCGCATTTGCGCCGCAGGCTTGTTAGTGCGCTTCCTATCCGTTGCCTCCGGGCAATGACTGAGCCGTTGCCCTCCGGGGCAATGAATGAACCGCCGACTTCCCAGGCGAAGACTGAATTTTTGATAACCGGCTGACGTTTACCGGACGAATCAGAGCCTGCATCTGTGGGCGCTTCTATCTCTTCCCACCAGCAACTCCTGGACGCATAAAAGAAACGACTCCGCCTCTGAGCGGACCTTTTCTATTCAGATATAAACCCTAAGTGATTAATTATGTCCGACAATTTTGTGAACTCATAGAGCGAATGAAAAGTGATTATGTCCTTGAGGCTTTAGCCCACCTGCAGGAACAGCATGAAGGCGACTGCGCCAAGGCTGGACGAGAGAGGGTAAAGAAGGCAGTAGCTTTGGCTAAGACCATAGGCGGCTTCTCAAATACAACCGTTTCTAAGTATTTCAAAGAGGAAGTCCTGCACGAACTGATTGAGTGTGCTGGGGATGATTTCGCAAGGATCATGTGTTCTGAAAAGGGTCATAGGATCCCAGAGCATCAGCAGATGTTCCAGCATTTCATCAACTCATGCGCTGCAATGTATGAGCACAGGAATGGAGTGGATCCACAAGACACCCAGAACTTAGATAGACCCTTGGACTAAAGGCAACCTAGGCAGTCAAACCTATTGCTACTACTGATCTAATTGACTTTCGATCACATCCATCAATTTGAGATACGCGGGGATTCCCGTGTTGTCGGCGTCATCAAGATCCACATCTCGTCGCATCGCACTTCGGGCATTGTCGGCAATTACGGCATTCACCACAAGATCAAGAGCTTCAGGAACCTCCAGGTTCTGCAGGGCTTCCGCATAACGACGGCTGTGAATCGGTCGTACTGATTCCTGGCAATAGTTCGAGAGCTCGCGGCTTTCCGTCATCACCTGAAAGGCCGTTTCCTTGACAACAGGGCGTCCGTAGATCGCCATGTACAGCAGGTTCACCATGGAGCAGTCGTTGACGGGGATGGCATAACGACGGGCGATCTGAGGCCAGAAGCGCAACGACTTCAGTCCTTCGAGTGCGCCTCGACGCAGCCCGGCAGCCTCACACCAACTCTCCAGCTCCTCCATCGAGGCAGGACAGCGCCCCTGTTCCCGCATCTGCTGGGCCATGATCTGCCCCGCCTGGAAATTCCGGGTGGGTTGGCCGGATACCGGCAGCATCATGCTGCCGCGCACATCGGCCACCATCGCTGTCAGCTGGGTGAAGGTGTGGTCGCGCACTTTCTCGAAATCCCCGTCGCGCACCAGGGTTGCCTCGATGCGTGGCACGGCGTATCCGAGTTCCGTGAGCGGGATCGGCTGCCGGTGATAGAGCCGTTGCCGATCGCTTCGTGCCATCGACACCGTGGCGGCCTGGTCGAGGCATTGATCCAGCAACAGGGTGAGCAGCGTTGGCAGCACACCTGGATTGTCCTGATGAAACCCATATCCAAATCCTGCGAACACCGAAGCCATGTTCTTGGCTGCTTTGATGTACTGCCCTTCAACGTTGTGCACTCCAGGAGAAACCTGGATATTGGGGGAGAGGCGGTCCAGCAGCTGCGCCCCGAGCATCGCGGTCAGGGCATTGGGGTGGCAGAAGTTGGCCGTGAAGCTGTCGAAGGGATTCCGCAGGGCTCCATGCCGGTGGAACCCTGAGAAAAAAGCCAGGTTGGGCTGTTTCTCACACAGCACATAGGCGCTGTTGCTGATCGGATCGTGGTTGAAGGATCCTGCCAGGCAGGCCAGAACAACCTGCTCGCGTCCCAATTCCTCCCGCAGCCGACAGGCCTCCAGCAGGTCTTCTTCGACGTAGCTGCTGTTCGCGCTCAGCACCACCAGGTCGCAGCGCTGAATCAGGTCCGCCAACGTGTTGGGGGTGCGTTGGCCGTTGACGCGATGGCTCCCCATGTCGAGCATCGTCTCGACATGGCCAGAATCCATGCTGTCGGTGGCGTCCTGGGAAAAGGCTCCCAGCAGTTCTCGCCCTGGTCTCACCGCCAGAAGCAGTCTTCCGGCCTCGTTCTGCATGGCGCAGTTGTAAGCCAAGGACGCCGGGTAGAGCCCAACGCTGTAGAAACCCACCTTCGCGTTGTCCAATTCCAGGACCCGTTCCCGAATCGAACGGGCGTCCAGGCTGCGATCGAAGAAGGAATTCCGCATTCGGGGAGCCTACGAGGGCCCTGTTGGAGAGACTGGTCCAGCGCTCCCGTTTCACGATGACCCTCACCCTTTACGGCGCCCCGCAGACCAGGGTGTCGATGCCGCGCTGGTATCTGGAGGAGAAGGGCATCCCCTACGAGCTGGTGATGCTGGATCTTGCAGGACAAGAACACCGTCAGCCGGACTATCTGGCGATCAATCCCTTCGGCAAGCTGCCCGCCCTGGTTGATTCCGGTATGGCAGGGGCCGATGGTCAGCCGCTCTCGCTGTTCGAATCAGGAGCGATCCTCCAGCATCTTGAGGATCATTACAGCGGCGAGCCGAGGTCTGCCGTGGAGCGATCGCTCACAACCCAATGGCTGCTGTTTGCCAATGCCACCCTGGCCATTGCTTTGTTTGTTCCCAGCAATCGGGAACGGGAATTTCCCCGCCTCATGCAGGAACTCAACTGTCAGCTGGCATCCGGCAGGCCGCTGGTGGGTGCGTCCTGGGGTGCTGCGGACTGTGCTGTGACGGCCTACCTCGCCTACCTGCCGATCTTCTTCCCGCAGGAGGATCTCTCTCCTTACCCCGCGATTCAGCAGCGGATCGATCAGACCCGCCAACGCCCCGCCTATCGCAAGGTGATGGGCATGGCCTGACGGGCGCGGTGTAATGCGGTCAACGCATCGATTCGATGACTCGCGATCGCTCAGAGTTGCTGATGGCCTACCGCTGGCCCGCGGCGTTGCTTGCCTCCAGCATCGTTCTGGCGAGTGCTGCTTTGTTCATCGCATGGCTGGCGATGCGGTTTCTCAGTCAACCGATTCCGATTCGGATCGAGGGCGGTTTGGATGTCGATCGACTTGTGATGCCGGCCAGCCTCACGATTGAGGCGAAACAGCCCTTACCGGTGGTGGGCGTGGTGGACGTCAACGATGAGGTTCGCATCGCCGATGATGCCCCCCTGGCAATCGGTGGTTCTGTCACGGTGCGCGAGATCCAGACCCCGCTGCAGGTGAGGGCCAAGGCGAGCGTTGACGGTCCCGTGCAGGTCTCCAGTCCTGACCCACTGAAGGTTGAGGGTGATGTCTCGGTGGACGGTGTTGTTCAGATCAAAGGCAAGGTCGGCGCTGAAGTGCGCCCCAAGCTTTTTCCTTGACCGACAAAGGACTGACCGTCCCATCTCGGGCGTCTCAGCCTTGGAATCAAGGAAAAATAAGAGTCTTCTGCCGCAGATGTGATGACCGGTTCGAAGCAGCAGCAACAGAGCCCTGGTCCTGTGATCGCTTATCGACCCTCCACCCGGTCGCAGTGGTTGTTCGCGTATCGCTGGCCACTGGCTGTGGTGATCTCCAGTTTGATCCTGGCTGGTGCGCTGCTGCGGATTCTCAGTCAGCCCATTCCGATCCGCATCGACGGTGGTGGACTCAATGTTGATCGGCTCGTGATGCCATCCACCGTCACGATTCGGACGGATGGTCCCCTACCGGTGAATGCCGGTGTCACGGTCGATGGCGACAGCCGACGGGATGGTGATCAGCCCATCAAGATCACCGGGCCTGTGCGTGTTGAGCGGATCGCCGCTCCTGTGGCCATCCAAGGCGATGTCGGAGCGAGCCTGAAGGGCACGGTGCAGACCAACGTCGGCTCGATTGAAAGCCCGATCGGACTCAAGTCACCCGTTGCCGTCACAACTGAAGAGCCCCTGCAGGTGAAAGGAGGCGTCACGGTTGAAGAACCTGTCGTCGTTGACGGAGCGGTGGACGTCAACGGAGACGTTGACGTGTCCGGCGCTGTGGGAATCGACGGCAAGGTAGGGACCCGGATCGGATTCTGATGGCTTACGTCGTTTTGTTCCTCGGTGCCTGACCATCACCGACGGTGAGACCTTTCTGCCATCGGGCTGTTTGCCTCAGCAGAACAGCCATCAGTGCCGCCATGGCCAGTGCTGGCCAGAGCCAACCATCCCAGCTGATCAGCGCTGCAGACGTCCACAAGCCTCCCCACAGCCATGGTCGGATCGCTTGGATTCGTCGCAGGGCGGTGGAACAGCTGCGGCAGTTCACCGTGTGACTGTGGTAGCGATCCATCAGGGCTTCCGTGGCCTGACGTGGAGGCAGAGGCTGACCTGCGAATGGCTCTCCACCATTGCCGTTGATCCAGCGATGCAGAGCGGCGACGTAGACGTCGGCACTTGTGGGCAGAAAGAAGGCGCGTTCGCTGGCTGCACTGCCACCATTCCGCTCAAGAACACGCTCCTGCCAATGCAGGAAAACCTGGTCGTCCTCCAGAACCTTGTGGTTTCCGATGTGCTGCAGCCAGCGGGGACGCAGGCTGATCAGTAATTTCGGAGCGGCGGCCTGAAACTGAAACGGGAAACGCGCAAACAGACGACACTCACCGCGGCGGATCGGGACGGCATAGACAACGGTGAGAATGCGAGCGAACCCCTTGGCCGTGAGGTCATGCCACATCAGCTGGGGTGCCATGAACTGGGTGGCTTGTGAACCGAGTGTTCCGCGACGCGGCCCCTCGTCCCAGAAAGCCTCGAATCCATGCTCATCCTCACGGGTGATCGCGGCCAGAACAGGAGCTGCGTTCTCGCGTTTCCCAACGGTTTTGTGGTGCGTGAAGGGGACGTGGCTCACATCCAGAACGTTTTCCAACAGGGTCACGGCATCCATCGGGAGATCCCGAAAGGTGTCCTGGACCGTCCAGCTCTCCGGACGTTCGTCGAGAACCGGCACCAATGGCAACGCCGTTGGATCGGCCGCATCCGGCGCCCCCATCCAAACAAACAACAATCCCTGTCCGCACGCGGACGGCAAACTGGCGCAGCGTGATCGACGGCCCTCTGATTTGGTTCCCTCCTCCGCTTGAGGAATGGTTTTGCAATGCCCTTCGCCGTCAAAACTCCAGCCGTGATAAGGACATTCCAGTTGTCCTTCGGCGTTGATCCGGCCTTCGCTGAGTGGCACCAGCCGATGCGGGCAGACATCAGGAAACACCCTCCAGCTCTCTCCAGGAGCGTCCCACCAGATCACGAGATCTCGATCCAGCAAGGTGAAGCGACTCGGTTGTGCTGGATCGAGATCCTGCAGGTAGGACACGGGCCACCACTGCTCGGTCCAGGTGGGATGCATGACGTCCTCAAAAGGGTGAGGGCCATGATCGCGAAATGTCCGATGGATCGACTTGAGCCTGTCCCTGCCATTGGCTGAATTCAGATGTCTTCCCAGGCGTGTATTCCGTCATCGGCCGCCGCGCTTCGATGAGAGGCGGTCTGGGTCTGGGAACACAGATGCTTCAAACGAAATGACGTTGAAGGCCCCAGTGTTCCCTGCTATCCGTCACCAGCAAAAAACCTGGGCGCACTGAAAAACTAATCTTGACAGGAGATTATGATGATTGAAAAGATAATTAATTTTAGTGTCTGCTATTCATTCGCATTCAGTTAACAATGAGCATCCAGATGATCATGCAGCCGTTGGGAATCCTGATGCCTTGCCGAAAGGCTTTCCCTGTGTCCTTCTGAATGATTCTGTGCAATGGAATGAGGATGTTGTTGAACTGGACCAATTTGGAAAATGGAAGCTGATTCTTATGAATCCTGAGAGGTTTCAGGCTGGGAATATTGCAATTCTCAAGCGTGGGAAGAAGATTGTCCTGATTGATAGTGGTTGTGCAAGAAATTATGAAAAGCTGGTTAAAAAGGTTGCCAATAAGGATTACGCACCGTTTTTTCTGGTGAATACCCATGCGCATCCCGATCACACAGGCGCCAATGTTGAAATGGCTGGAGAGGGTGCCATGGTTTTGGCGCACCGCAATGCTCGTCAGCACATGGTGCGCTATGGCTTGCCAGGGGAGTCTGGTTTACCCATCCTCACATTCAGGCGCCGTATGACGCTCTACGCAGGTAAGCAGCGCATGCGTTTGCTCAGCCTTGCACCAGGTCATACCGATGGCGATTTAGCAGTGTGGGTTCCGGAAATGAATCTTCTTCATACCGGAGATGTTTTTATGAGCAGAGATTATCCTTTGATTGATAGCAACAGCGGCGGAACGATATTGGGTCTGATCAGGTCGGTCAACAGATTGGTTCGACGTTCGGATCGAGACACGGTCATCATTCCTGGGCATGGGGACCTGGCAGGTCGAAAGGAGCTTGTTCAATACCAGAACATGCTGGTGAATGTCACCGATGATGTTCAATATCACAAAAATCTTGGGCTTGATCTTGAATCGATTAGGGATCTCAATTTAACGAAAAAATACGATAAGAAGTGGGGGCAAGGTGATTTAATCACGGGCCGTCAGTTTGTGGGATTTGTCTACAACACGTTGCCAGATGCGACCATTTCGCCATCGAAAAAAGAATTGCCTGGCCACAAGGCCCATGATCATGATTCAGGGGAGCCTGAGGTTTGTTTGTCCCATCTTTTTGTGAAGCGGGCGACGCTTGAGGTGGGTGAAAAAGGCAGAGCTGCTTTGAGCTTTGATTTGAATGATCGTGACGCGGGTCAGTTTGATGCTGGCGTACAGGATCGTCTTACGGGGCTGTCGTCATCCAAAGCTTGGTCAGCTCGAGATCTGGTTTCTGATGGCGGTACCGGTCCTTCGGCCTTGTTCAGTTTTGAGTTGAGAGGGCCAGCTGAAGACGAACGTTTTTTGATCCTTGATGGGCGGTTAAAGAGGACATCCTTTGATGACGATCGGATGACGATCGAGGTTGCTTTCGATGCCGATGATTTCAGATCCGAGCATAATTCAGACCTTGCTTCTGGCCTTGCTTCTGATGGTGTGATTGATCTTGCGTCTGTTCGGATTGATCAGATGCAGTCATGCCCTCTGGGAGACACCTGATCTGATTCGATAGAAGCAATATCGTTTGTTTGTGTGCTTCGCCATGAAGCGATGTTGACAGAATATTTTTAATACTTTATTGGACGTTGGTTATATTATCTCAATGGAAAGACTCTCTCCAGAGCAGCTGCTCAGCGAATTGGTTGATGTTGAAGACCTTCTGATCGTGCAGGATCTCGACGGCGTCTGCATGCAGCTGGTCAAGGATCCATTGACTCGGCGAATGAACCCCAGGTACGTCGAAGCGGCCGCTCGCTTACGGGGCAGCTTCATGGTGCTCACCAATGGAGAACATGAGCGGCGCCGAGGGGTCAATCGATTGGTGGAAACGGCCCTGGGAAGCGAGGATCGTCCTGCAAAAAAGGGTCTGTACCTTCCAGGACTGGCGGCAGGAGGTGTTCAGTACCAGGATCGTTTCGGACGTCTGAGTCATCCCGGCGTGAGTCCTGCCGAAATGGATTTCCTCGCTGCAGCTCCCAGGCGCATGGAGGACCTTCTGCTCGAACGGTTGCCCGCTCTGCTGCCTGAAGTGGATCGAGCACGACTGACCCAGTTGGCGCATCAGGCCGTGCTGGACACCCAGGTGTCTCCGACGGTGAATCTCAACGGTTTGTTCGGGCTGATCCCCAATGATCTCGAGCGTCAGCAACAACTTCAGTTGTTGCTGGACGATCTGATGGAGCAGTTGCTTCAGGAGGCGGACCAGCAAGGTTTGCAGGGTTCATTCTTCCTGCACGCGGCCCCGAATCTCGGCTGGGACGCCACTGGTCGCGAGCGGATCAAACCATCGGTGGCCGGTGATGTCGGCACCACGGATATCCAGTTCATGCTCACAGGCTCCCTCAAGGAAGCCGGGTTGCTTGTGCTGATCAATCGCCACATCGCAGCGCGCTGGGGCGAGGCACCTCTAGGCGACGATTTCAATGTGCGAACAGCGCCACGCACCCATCAGGGGCTGATGGAACTGGCCTGCAGTACCATTCGGCCTGAGTGGATGCCTCGTCTGGTGGGGGTGGGTGACACGGTGACGTCCACACCCGCCCCCGACGGACAGGGATGGCTTCGCGGGGGCAGCGACCGCGGCTTCCTCACACTGCTGAAGGATCTCGGACGCTGGTGCGGTCAGGAGAATCGCGTGATTCTTGTGGACAGCAGCCATGGCGAGGTGGACCGACCAGGGCTGGCGGACGGATCACTGAAGGGGATCAGCGACCCGGAGGACCCACTGCATCTTGATCTGCTGATGCCTGCTGGCCCGGAGGGCTACATCAATTGGTTCCGGCATCTGGCGGAACGTCGGTCTGAAAAGGTTGCTGCATGATCCACTCCGGAGATGGCGTCACGCGCAGCAGGAACGGCATCTGGGTGATGGATGGTTTGCCGCCACTCACCCAGACCGCTTGTTCGTCGCTCCAGAGACGCGTGCCTGGAATGATCAGTCGTGATTTTGAGGCGTGGTCTGGCAGATAAGCCGCCAGGAAACCCTTCTGTTTCACAAACTGCTCAAGGTCTGGGAAGTAGACCCCATCTGCCGTTTCCACCAGCTCCAGCTTTCCATCCGGACGCAGGCCATAGATGATGCGAACATCGGCCAGCTTCATCTCGCCATAAACGCCCTCGTAGGAGGCAGGAGGTTCACGTGTGCTGTTGCTGAAGGCATGCAGCCCGCCGATGAAGACCTGAAGCTCCTCCTCAAGCCTGGGAGTGAGGGGGCCGTAGCCGAATTCCAGCCTTCCATCCTTGGTGATGCCCATCCAGGCCCGTTCGCGTGCGGCCGTGAGGTTGCCGGCACGCCACGTTCCATTGCCCAGCATCAGGTCGCCATGCAGAACCATTCCAAGCTCGCCGTTCCCCTGCCCGCGCGCGAAGGTGGGTCCTGAGGTGAACAGCAGTGCCTGCGCATCCTCATTGGCTTCCATTTCCCGGTTCCAGCCACCGAAGAAGTCGATCGAGATCCATTGCGGATCGACCACGGCGCTGTGATAACCGATATCAACCGTCGTTCCGTCTGTGCGCAGCAGCTCCAGGGTCTGATTTTCCTTGAAGACCACCAGTTCGTCCCGTGTCGGCGGTGGTGGCGGTGGGGGTTCCGGTTCCGGGAGCAACTCGCTGATCACCGGCGGGACCCCTTGATCGAGACCTCCCTGGGGATGCTGCAGAGCAGCAGCCAGGATGCCAAGCAACCCTGAGGCGCAGCACAGCAACACCAGGGGCAGGGGACGCACGAGGGGGTGGAGGCTGAACCGTCGAACAGCGTCAGTCTGAATCGTTAAGAGAATCAAAGCAACTCCAGGATTTCGCTGGCCTGGAGATCAAATCCCTGCAATTGTCTGTTCGATAGGCCACATTCAGGGTGCTGATCTGATGGCGTCTTTCAGGGGGATAAGGCTCCATAAAGCCTGAGCCAGAGAGTCTTTCGTTGTGGCAATCGCTGCCTCAGAAAGTCTCAGCCATTCTCTGCTTGGGCGAATTGGCAGAAACATTGCCAATGCAAAAGATCCTTCATTTTTGAATTCTTGGTCGAGGTGTCTCTGACCATTGGACGTCCAGATCGGACCAGCTTCTTTCCTACTTTGATCGTTGGATGTCATCAAAAGAATGATGTTTGAGATTGATCAATTGCATGGGTTCGTGGTTACGGCCTGGCTGATTGTTGGTGTTCGCAGATTTGGTATCAACCAACCTTGGATGTGAGGACTCGATCTGAAAAAATCGGGATCTCCTGCCTCACCCATCGCTTTGGTGGTTTCTGCTGTTGCATTTCCGCCCTTGCAGCGCAAGCGCCTGCGTACCTTGCAGCTGAATCTTGGCTATCGCTGCAATCAGAGCTGCTCCCACTGCCACGTCAATGCCGGGCCAGGTCGGACGGAGCGGATGGATGAGTCGTTGCTGGCACTGATTCCCACCGTGGTTCAGCGCCACGGCATCAGCTGCGTGGACCTCACCGGCGGGGCTCCAGAGCTGCATTCCGGTTTTCGTGACCTCGTCCGAGCGCTCAGACGTCTCGACGTTGAGGTGATTGATCGCTGCAACCTCACGATCTTGTCGGAACCCGGCCAGGAGGATCTGGCCGATTTCCTGGCCGGTGAGGGTGTCACGGTGATCGCCTCGTTGCCTTGCTACAGCGCTGAGAATGTGGATCGTCAGAGAGGCGATGGCGTGTTCACACGCAGCGTGGATGGCCTGCGTCAGCTCAACGCTCTCGGCTATGGCGCTGAGCCGCTGCTGTTGCATCTCGTTTACAACCCGCAACGTGCGGTGCTTCCTCCGCCTCAGATGGAATTAGAGGCGGATTACAGAAGGGAGCTGGCCAAGCTGGGGCTTCGCTTCAGCAGTTTGCTGACCCTGGCCAACATGCCGATTCAGCGCTTTGCCAGAGAGCTCGAGCGGCAGGGTGAGCTGGATCGCTACGAGGCGCTGCTGGAGGCGGCACACAATCCCGACAATCTGTCTGCCGTGATGTGCCGGGATCTGATCAGCGTGGACTGGCAGGGCTATCTCTACGACTGCGATTTCAATCAACAGCTGGGGATGGCGTTGCAGGGTCCGCTGCGCCATCTCCAGGATCTGGCCACGGGTCAGCCCAGTCCGGAGGGTCTGCCCATCCGAACTGACAGGCACTGTTTCGGATGTACGGCAGGCGCTGGGTCCAGTTGTGGTGGCGCCCTTCAGGCCTGACTGCCGCTGCTGTCGTCGTCCGGCTGCAGCCGTTGAAGTCGCACGGTGGCCGGTGCAAACAGCAGAACGTTCTCGCCCACTCGCTGCTGCTGCCCATCGAGGGCGTGCACACCTCCACAGACAAAATCGGCGGTTCGCTGGGCCAGATCGGGTGGCATGCGCGTGAGATTCAGC from the Synechococcus sp. KORDI-100 genome contains:
- the arsS gene encoding arsenosugar biosynthesis radical SAM (seleno)protein ArsS (Some members of this family are selenoproteins.), with the protein product MQRKRLRTLQLNLGYRCNQSCSHCHVNAGPGRTERMDESLLALIPTVVQRHGISCVDLTGGAPELHSGFRDLVRALRRLDVEVIDRCNLTILSEPGQEDLADFLAGEGVTVIASLPCYSAENVDRQRGDGVFTRSVDGLRQLNALGYGAEPLLLHLVYNPQRAVLPPPQMELEADYRRELAKLGLRFSSLLTLANMPIQRFARELERQGELDRYEALLEAAHNPDNLSAVMCRDLISVDWQGYLYDCDFNQQLGMALQGPLRHLQDLATGQPSPEGLPIRTDRHCFGCTAGAGSSCGGALQA
- a CDS encoding cell division protein SepF, with product MESMLQDGWHDVIVFTPQRFDEAFEVVLAVREQQTVLLNLTRMPPDLAQRTADFVCGGVHALDGQQQRVGENVLLFAPATVRLQRLQPDDDSSGSQA
- a CDS encoding Rieske 2Fe-2S domain-containing protein, which encodes MHPTWTEQWWPVSYLQDLDPAQPSRFTLLDRDLVIWWDAPGESWRVFPDVCPHRLVPLSEGRINAEGQLECPYHGWSFDGEGHCKTIPQAEEGTKSEGRRSRCASLPSACGQGLLFVWMGAPDAADPTALPLVPVLDERPESWTVQDTFRDLPMDAVTLLENVLDVSHVPFTHHKTVGKRENAAPVLAAITREDEHGFEAFWDEGPRRGTLGSQATQFMAPQLMWHDLTAKGFARILTVVYAVPIRRGECRLFARFPFQFQAAAPKLLISLRPRWLQHIGNHKVLEDDQVFLHWQERVLERNGGSAASERAFFLPTSADVYVAALHRWINGNGGEPFAGQPLPPRQATEALMDRYHSHTVNCRSCSTALRRIQAIRPWLWGGLWTSAALISWDGWLWPALAMAALMAVLLRQTARWQKGLTVGDGQAPRNKTT
- the stpA gene encoding glucosylglycerol 3-phosphatase, which gives rise to MERLSPEQLLSELVDVEDLLIVQDLDGVCMQLVKDPLTRRMNPRYVEAAARLRGSFMVLTNGEHERRRGVNRLVETALGSEDRPAKKGLYLPGLAAGGVQYQDRFGRLSHPGVSPAEMDFLAAAPRRMEDLLLERLPALLPEVDRARLTQLAHQAVLDTQVSPTVNLNGLFGLIPNDLERQQQLQLLLDDLMEQLLQEADQQGLQGSFFLHAAPNLGWDATGRERIKPSVAGDVGTTDIQFMLTGSLKEAGLLVLINRHIAARWGEAPLGDDFNVRTAPRTHQGLMELACSTIRPEWMPRLVGVGDTVTSTPAPDGQGWLRGGSDRGFLTLLKDLGRWCGQENRVILVDSSHGEVDRPGLADGSLKGISDPEDPLHLDLLMPAGPEGYINWFRHLAERRSEKVAA
- a CDS encoding MBL fold metallo-hydrolase, which produces MSAIHSHSVNNEHPDDHAAVGNPDALPKGFPCVLLNDSVQWNEDVVELDQFGKWKLILMNPERFQAGNIAILKRGKKIVLIDSGCARNYEKLVKKVANKDYAPFFLVNTHAHPDHTGANVEMAGEGAMVLAHRNARQHMVRYGLPGESGLPILTFRRRMTLYAGKQRMRLLSLAPGHTDGDLAVWVPEMNLLHTGDVFMSRDYPLIDSNSGGTILGLIRSVNRLVRRSDRDTVIIPGHGDLAGRKELVQYQNMLVNVTDDVQYHKNLGLDLESIRDLNLTKKYDKKWGQGDLITGRQFVGFVYNTLPDATISPSKKELPGHKAHDHDSGEPEVCLSHLFVKRATLEVGEKGRAALSFDLNDRDAGQFDAGVQDRLTGLSSSKAWSARDLVSDGGTGPSALFSFELRGPAEDERFLILDGRLKRTSFDDDRMTIEVAFDADDFRSEHNSDLASGLASDGVIDLASVRIDQMQSCPLGDT
- a CDS encoding glutathione S-transferase family protein; the encoded protein is MTLTLYGAPQTRVSMPRWYLEEKGIPYELVMLDLAGQEHRQPDYLAINPFGKLPALVDSGMAGADGQPLSLFESGAILQHLEDHYSGEPRSAVERSLTTQWLLFANATLAIALFVPSNREREFPRLMQELNCQLASGRPLVGASWGAADCAVTAYLAYLPIFFPQEDLSPYPAIQQRIDQTRQRPAYRKVMGMA